Below is a window of Podospora pseudocomata strain CBS 415.72m chromosome 1 map unlocalized CBS415.72m_1.2, whole genome shotgun sequence DNA.
gctgctgctttgaCTCTGAATGATTCACGAGACAGCCTCGACTGTTTTTCGATTTGTAGTGATGCATTTTCAGGGAAAGCAGCAGTGTCCTATTCCAGTACATCGATCCCCTGCTTTTCTCCGTTCGTTATCGTCAGCGTGTTGAGATCCTGGTACTGACGTGTATCCCTTCTACAGCGCCCACGCGATTCAAGCCTCCTCTCTATCTGAAGTGTGGTCCTCTGCTGAGATATTGCGGAATCCGACATGAGCGTGTGCCCAGCCGCTCCACCCGCGGTGCCAGCGTTGATCGTGAAATCTGGAGGGGCTCCATCATGATTGTGACCACCGACAAAGACTCATCGTATGACATCGCCCCAACGCTGAGACTGTTTGTTCAGCCTATCGAGCTTCTGCCACTGCCACCAAAGCAGGTTCCGGGCGATGAGCCTTTGGCAGCTGAGTATGTCGACCCCATTGCAGGACATCCCAAGCTGGGCCGAAAGGGCGAGACTCTCTATGTCAGGCCGGTCGACCATCTCGAGCCAGGACGTGATGTATCAAGAGATGAGACCGATGATGGGCTTTTCGAAAAGACGAGAAGTCCACCTGAGGGACCTCTCCCGGGTGGTTCGGCCGATCCCCCTGGCTCATTCGCTGCCCGGCGGAAGCGGGCGGAGATGGACGGTGAGAAGGCTGGCAAGTACAAGGACGTCCGGGGCTTTAGGTTGCATGCCGAACACGGCTACACCTTCTGGAGATTCAATGTTGAGATCGAGCTGCGAGACAAGCAGCAGCGCATCGCGTACCGAATCAACAGAGGTCCATCAACCGGTTTCTGGGTCCCAGCCAAGGGCCAGACCATGAACATCATGTTCCACAGCTGCAACGGCTTCAGCATGAGCGTCAACCCCGACGAGTTCACGGGACCTGATCCGATGTGGCGCGATGTGCTTAATGCCCACCAAAGCCAGCCTTTCCATGTCATgattggcggtggtgatcaGATCTACAACGACAGGTGCATGCAAgacaccaccctcttccgcAACTGGTTGATGATTAAGAATCCCATCCACAAGCACACTGCTCCTTTCTCGTCCGAATTgcagctggagctggagcgcTTCTACATGGAGCGCTATGCGATGTGGTTCTCCCAGGGATTGTTCAGCATGGCAAACTCGCAAATTCCCATGGTCAACATGTATGACGATCACGACATCATTGACGGCTTTGGCTCGTACCCCCATCACTTCATGAACTCGCCCGTATTTTCCGGGCTTGGCAATGTTGCTTTCAAGTATTACATGCTGTTCCAGCACCAGAGCATTCCCACCGAAACCGAAAGGCACGAACCCAGCTGGACTCTGGGTGTGAAGCCTGGGCCCTATATCAACGAGCTCAGCCGCAGCTTGTTTATGTTCTTGGGCTCCAAGGTTGCCCTGCTAGCTGTCGATGCCCGGACCGAACGAACACGACAGGATGTCATCAACGAAGACACTTGGAAGAAGATTATGGACCGCTGCTACCAGGAGATTGACAAGGGCAAGGTTGAgcatcttcttgtcctccttggtgtGCCAATTGCCTACCCTCGACTGGTCTGGCTCGAGAACATGTAAGTTTCGCGCTATTAGAGAATCCCGCGCCTTTCAGAGTACTGACATACCACAGCTTGACTTCCCGCGTCATGGATCCCATCAAGGCACTCAGCAAGATGGGCATGTTCAAGGGCCTGCTCAACCGCTTTGACGGGGGAGTCGAGGTTCTCGACGATTTGGACGACCATTGGACAGCCAAGAGCCACAAGGCTGAGCGCAAATTCGTGATTGAGGACTTGCAAGACCTGGCAGCCGACAAGTCTATTCGCATCACGATCCTCAGCGGCGATGTTCACCTCGCCGCCATCGGGCAGTTCTACTCGAACCCCAAGCTCGGCCTGGCTAAGCATAAGGACTTCAGGTATATGCCCAACGTGATCTCATCAGCCATTGTCAACACTCCGCCACCGGACCTGCTGGCCGATGTTCTCAACAAGCGGAACAAGGTACATCACTTTGACAAGGAGACAGACGAGGACATGATCCCCATCTTCGGACACGGTGTAGACAGCAAGCCCCGCAATAACAAGCACTTGCTCCCGCATCGCAACTGGTGTGCCATTCGGCCGTATATGCCTGGTCATACACCGGAGCCCACGCCAACTCAGTCCGCTTACGATCTGACACCTGACGGTTCGCCATCTCCTGCCGCCCCAAGACCTGGTCTTTTACGGAGACTATCCGGCAAGGCtcgggcttcttcttttcgtgGTCCCGACAGCGTCGTCAAAGATCGCTCTCGCCCGCCCATCTCCAACAGCTTCTTACGAGGGCTGTCAAGCCGCGGGGGTGTTGCCAGCGCAGATGAGATAGGCAGACCAGGAACAGCCCGATCAAACAAGCTGACCCGCACAATGTCTGGCTCTTCTGTGTCGGGCCGTCTGGGCAGTCTCTTCCGCCgtctcagcagcagctcgaAGAAGCCACgcgatgatggtggcatCAATGGAAACTGGGGTGCTGACACTGACGAGGATGCCATTTACGATGACGAAACCTTGCGTCAGCGGGTTGGTGCCCATGCTAGCGGTGGTGTCGGGTTACGAGGCGGTCTGGGTGATTATCCCTCTGGCTACTCAACCCAGTCCCACAACAGCGAGTATGCCCGTGGTGACGAGAGCTACTTTACCGTCAAACCTCCGCAGCCCGTGCAATCGCATCAGCAACCGCCACCGTACCAGCAGCACAACCCCAATCATGGCCGAAGCAAGTCGGCTACTGTCGTTGGCAGCGCTGCTCAGTACCCCAGCTCTGCTACGTCTGGGTATGCCTCCGCctcgcagcagcaccacaacGAGTTTGTGCCCAAGCCTTTTAGCCGCATCCCGACGGGCTTGTCGGCCAAGCAACTGAAGCATgcgaaggagctggaggtggaTTTGGAGGGCGGGCTGGAAGTGACGCTTAATGTGGAGATTGCGCCAAAGGACCCGAGTGGGAGCACGGTGCCGTATCGGCTTGTGGTGCCGAGGTTGTGGTATGAgtatgagggggaggagccggaggatgaggaggaggagagggaagtGGAACGGGGGGTTAGGAGAGGAGGGCAGTCTGATCATggtcaacagcaacaaggaGGGGCGCTGGCTGAGGGTGGTCAGGGGCCGgtgtttgagaagaagcctggggggttgaagaggttgtttagtgggcggaggaggaaatctGTGTctgaggagaggatggggacgCCGGTTTaggagaggatgagataTGATGGGATGAGTGATGGGTTATGTATAAAGGATATGAAGGATGAGATTTGATGAAAGGGGGGTTTAATGGGTTGAATAAAATCGGGTTTCTTTGCTTGTTATACATGAAGATATGGACGGAGTTTAAAGCGTGTTTTAGTTTATTGATCTGAGTGCAATATACACCGAGATTGGTTCTGAACTTGGCACTGGTACATGTAGCAATGGAGAGGCTTTTCCTTTGCTGAGATTTGTTGTGTTCGACCATGCTAGCACATGTTAGAACTTTTGAGGAAGAGCACAGGCGTGTCATCCGTCGTATTTACACTGGTCGTGCTTGGGAGTTTCCAGTCAGGCTGGACCGGAAGAATGCTGTCCCTGTATAACACCACCTCGGCAGATACGGAGCATGAGAGCCTTTAAAGGCCTCAAAGCCTGGTCCAAGGTACGTTTAAGGCTCAGCTTCGTTTCAGGTGTGACCCTGGGTGAAGTCCACAGCCTTGTGTCCGTTCCTTGTCTTGCCTGTACCTGTCTCGGTTTTCCAAACAGTTG
It encodes the following:
- a CDS encoding uncharacterized protein (EggNog:ENOG503NVQT), whose protein sequence is MSSTTNPYWGELPTPQVKARRLSDDQPQTHDNPQSLDVGAQAQVRPNRASVQTTKSDAPTESTLSPFASPTASSFQGQGLAPRPPSLPYAANQYPPELVENRRKRRSRTLEQDEEYYAAALAAASSAAASGPPPAAPDVPRTAANYRYPPSSSGNRNMDVDDYYKAAGPEHHPVLDRAQKTLDESALPRSHRSNGQPRRTSAAEQNLQRSTRRTSTQDRSRIISKEDKRARLEAAERAARNRTGGTTYDADNITQSARRPRRTSLTAGDTPGTPGTPGTPSRPTTQRATPGQNGPLSQNPPEDGQPFSAPTDGSPRGQASDSQAASPGQSSGIPQRNLSFRERAAKSDIKLPNDVGDVAPKETSPVTSPPKSGSNKLKKNRANPNDTWPRRVSVSESEAEEARKPLEGSHSNTQTIHVVPTTPATPRFPGEPVRLNGTGTGSVRSSSHGRRDSMAADRDFYEDEMYPPRPAKLQKTPSQRKADQILGRVPPNTVAANGARQVGAISRDQVSPAAPVATAPAVDNASQSAHRSARRDNRSDSESDDEGGHHVSNLVYHGRDRYVPGDGLYQPTPYLDEWQKGTVGALTGALLDLEDVPPSTAEKGGAGNGTWWESPKSRTRASSLSSRPKKAEAFEGEYDDTNGTQTPTSSAFYPNISAVQSGDLSRLSEGEVGRGLTSKNQDLKKKGNRGRRWEGLRPFSPSPADLAAALTLNDSRDSLDCFSICSDAFSGKAAVSYSTPTRFKPPLYLKCGPLLRYCGIRHERVPSRSTRGASVDREIWRGSIMIVTTDKDSSYDIAPTLRLFVQPIELLPLPPKQVPGDEPLAAEYVDPIAGHPKLGRKGETLYVRPVDHLEPGRDVSRDETDDGLFEKTRSPPEGPLPGGSADPPGSFAARRKRAEMDGEKAGKYKDVRGFRLHAEHGYTFWRFNVEIELRDKQQRIAYRINRGPSTGFWVPAKGQTMNIMFHSCNGFSMSVNPDEFTGPDPMWRDVLNAHQSQPFHVMIGGGDQIYNDRCMQDTTLFRNWLMIKNPIHKHTAPFSSELQLELERFYMERYAMWFSQGLFSMANSQIPMVNMYDDHDIIDGFGSYPHHFMNSPVFSGLGNVAFKYYMLFQHQSIPTETERHEPSWTLGVKPGPYINELSRSLFMFLGSKVALLAVDARTERTRQDVINEDTWKKIMDRCYQEIDKGKVEHLLVLLGVPIAYPRLVWLENILTSRVMDPIKALSKMGMFKGLLNRFDGGVEVLDDLDDHWTAKSHKAERKFVIEDLQDLAADKSIRITILSGDVHLAAIGQFYSNPKLGLAKHKDFRYMPNVISSAIVNTPPPDLLADVLNKRNKVHHFDKETDEDMIPIFGHGVDSKPRNNKHLLPHRNWCAIRPYMPGHTPEPTPTQSAYDLTPDGSPSPAAPRPGLLRRLSGKARASSFRGPDSVVKDRSRPPISNSFLRGLSSRGGVASADEIGRPGTARSNKLTRTMSGSSVSGRLGSLFRRLSSSSKKPRDDGGINGNWGADTDEDAIYDDETLRQRVGAHASGGVGLRGGLGDYPSGYSTQSHNSEYARGDESYFTVKPPQPVQSHQQPPPYQQHNPNHGRSKSATVVGSAAQYPSSATSGYASASQQHHNEFVPKPFSRIPTGLSAKQLKHAKELEVDLEGGLEVTLNVEIAPKDPSGSTVPYRLVVPRLWYEYEGEEPEDEEEEREVERGVRRGGQSDHGQQQQGGALAEGGQGPVFEKKPGGLKRLFSGRRRKSVSEERMGTPV